The Streptomyces sp. NBC_00483 genome contains the following window.
CACGTGGCGGTGTCGTCGGACGGATCCGGCCGGGTGCTGTCCCGGTGCCGGGGCAGGCCGCCCGTCTCTCCAGATGTGTCCTGCTGAGCCGCGCCCCCGGGGCCGGAGCCACGTTGGTCACGGCCCGCGCGCTCGCTCTCGATGAGCTCGTTCAGCCAGCGCACTTCGCGCTCCACGGACTCCATGCCGTGCCGCTGCAGTTCGAGCGTGTAGTCGTCCAAGCGCTCGCGGGTGCGGGCGAAGGAGATGCGCATCTTCTCGAGGCGCTCCTCCAGACGGCTGCGACGGCCCTCGAGGACGCGCATGCGCACGTCCCGCGACGTCTGCCCGAAGAAGGCGAAGCGCGCGGCGAAGTGCTCGTCCTCGTATGCATCGGGGCCGGTCTGCGAGAGCAGGTCCTCGAAGTGCTCCTTACCTTCCGCCGTCAACCGATAGACGATCTTGGCGCGACGCCCTGCGAGTGGAGCCGCGGGGGTGTCGTCGGGTCCTGAACCCGATTCCTCGATCAACCAGCCGTTGGCGACCAGCGTCTTGAGGCAGGGGTACAGCGTCCCGTAGCTGAAGGCGCGGAAGATTCCGAGTGAAGTGTTGAGTCGCTTGCGCAGCTCGTAGCCGTGCATCGGGGACTCGCGGAGCAGTCCGAGTACGGCGAACTCGAGGATGCCGGAGCGTCGGCTCATCGTCGCCTCCTCCTCTGCCGCGGGCCCTTGTATCGACTCTTTATGTCGAGCTGATGTATCGACTCGATACATCCCGACGATAGAACTGCTCTTCGGCTGCGGCAAGTGCGATCACGGTGAACGGCGTCACATCACTGATTCGTAGGAATCGAGTTGCCTGATTTGGGGTGAAGTTCGGCCCTAGGAGGGTTTTGACGGTGCGTAGTCTGTCCGCCATGCAGACCACCGGGAACCAAGTGACGCCTGTGGGCGTCGTCGTCCCCGGTGTAGTGCGGGTGAGTGCCGAGAGGGGCGCATCCGTACTCCGGGGGGACCGGAAACCAGACGCCGTTTCCAGGCGCGTGACCCCGCGCCTGCCCGAGGAGTAGTCGTTCGATGAGCGAGCACCGTCGCAAACCGCCGCAGCCGCAGGGCGGTGGGCGCGCCGCGGCCCGTCGCGGAGCATTCGGATCACCATCGGGCCGCCGCGCGGCACCGCGTGGAGGTTCCGCCTCGTCCTCCGCTTCCTATGACCCCCCGAGTTCAACGGGCTCAACGGGCGCGCAAGGGAGCCCGGAGGAGGAACGCCCCTGGGGCGGTCGCGCAGAAGCCCGTAAGGCGGCCCAGCGCGGCGGTCGACGCAGGTCGGCCGATGGCGCCGGAGGCGGCGGTGGCGGACGCCGAGGTGGCGGCGGACCCGGCGGTGGCGGTCCCGGCGGTCCGTACGGCGCGGGGCGCGGCGGCCCGGAGAAGAAGAGGTTCGTCGACTACCCGCGCGCGTACAAGTACGGCTGGCGCCGCTGGGTGCCCTCCTGGCGCCTGGTGACCGGCATGTGCGTCGGTCTGTTCGGCAGCATGATGGTCGCGGCCGGCCTCGCGTACGCGCTGGTGGGTGTGCCCGACCCGGCCAAGACGGCGACGGCGCAGAACAACGTCTACTACTGGTCCGACGACACGCAGATGGTCGCCACCGGTGGCGAGACCAACCGGCAGATCATCAAGTACGAGGACATCCCGAAGTCCATGCGCTACGCCGTCATGTCGGCGGAGAACAAGACGTTCGAGACGGACAAGGGCGTCGACCCGATGGGTATCGCCCGTGCCGTGTTCAACATGGCCAAGGGCGGCGAGACGCAGGGCGGCTCGACCATCACCCAGCAGTACGTGAAGAACGCGATGCTGGACGACCAGTCCCAGACGGTGGGCCGAAAGCTCAAGGAGCTGTTCGTCTCCATAAAGGTCGGTCGGACGGTCGAGAAGGACGACGTCATGGCCGGCTATCTGAACTCGGCGTACTACGGTCGCGGCGCCTACGGCATCCAGGCCGCGGCGCGCACCTACTTCGACGAGGACGCCACGAAGCTCAACGCGAGCCAGACCGCCTTCCTCGCGTCAGTGCTCAAGGGCTCCACGTACTACGACCCGGCGGGCTCGCCCGGCATCGACCCGGTCAACGCGACGCCGCAGAAGAACCGTGAGCGTGCCACGAAGCGCTGGTCGTGGATCCTCGGCGAAGAGGTCAAGGACGGGCGGCTGAGCCAGAGCCAGCGCGCCCAGTTCAAGAGCTTCCCCAAGCTGGAGAGCCCGCGCGCCAACGCGCAGCTCGGCGGCCAGACCGGCTATCTCGTCGACCTCGCCAAGGCGAACGCCGTCAAGAACAGCAAGGGCGACATCACCGAGGACGACCTGCAGAAGGGCGGCTACGAGATTCACACCACGTTCAACAAGAACAAGGTGAAGAAGCTCGAGAACGCCGTGAAGAAGGTCCGCAAGGAGAACCTTCAGAAGAACCGCAAGGTCAACGGGAAGTACGTGGACCGGCACGTCCAGTTCGGTGGTGCCTCCGTCAGCCCCAAGTCCGGCGCGATCGAGGCCATCTACGGCGGTGAGGAC
Protein-coding sequences here:
- a CDS encoding PadR family transcriptional regulator; translated protein: MSRRSGILEFAVLGLLRESPMHGYELRKRLNTSLGIFRAFSYGTLYPCLKTLVANGWLIEESGSGPDDTPAAPLAGRRAKIVYRLTAEGKEHFEDLLSQTGPDAYEDEHFAARFAFFGQTSRDVRMRVLEGRRSRLEERLEKMRISFARTRERLDDYTLELQRHGMESVEREVRWLNELIESERAGRDQRGSGPGGAAQQDTSGETGGLPRHRDSTRPDPSDDTAT
- a CDS encoding transglycosylase domain-containing protein; its protein translation is MSEHRRKPPQPQGGGRAAARRGAFGSPSGRRAAPRGGSASSSASYDPPSSTGSTGAQGSPEEERPWGGRAEARKAAQRGGRRRSADGAGGGGGGRRGGGGPGGGGPGGPYGAGRGGPEKKRFVDYPRAYKYGWRRWVPSWRLVTGMCVGLFGSMMVAAGLAYALVGVPDPAKTATAQNNVYYWSDDTQMVATGGETNRQIIKYEDIPKSMRYAVMSAENKTFETDKGVDPMGIARAVFNMAKGGETQGGSTITQQYVKNAMLDDQSQTVGRKLKELFVSIKVGRTVEKDDVMAGYLNSAYYGRGAYGIQAAARTYFDEDATKLNASQTAFLASVLKGSTYYDPAGSPGIDPVNATPQKNRERATKRWSWILGEEVKDGRLSQSQRAQFKSFPKLESPRANAQLGGQTGYLVDLAKANAVKNSKGDITEDDLQKGGYEIHTTFNKNKVKKLENAVKKVRKENLQKNRKVNGKYVDRHVQFGGASVSPKSGAIEAIYGGEDATKHFTNNADVTGAQVGSTFKPFVLAAAFKYGVRNPEGPEVQDASQRTIASPKSLYSGKNGLKIKDWKGDIWTNEKGKQWNQTNDGKQSYNRPSYQIDLREAMRESVNSAYVQLGMDVGLNKVRAAAKGAGILDDSFADSNYPSFSLGTSDPSAIRMAGAYGTFATSGQQNDPYSVKSVDREGETVYRHDPKPVRAFDTKVADNVTDVLKTVVDKGTGTAARLPGRDVAGKTGTTDGNKSAWFVGYTKQLSTAITMYRMDDNEKSKDRKFLEMYGTGGQEKIHGASFPSEIWHDYMAQALKGQPNEPFPTPEPIGSLVGATPSPTPTPSVTATPSETAPPSPSTSESTSPSPTPSETCSDWDWACKNEDDGGTGETDTGGATDGGASSTPSDGSTDDTGGPGNGNGGGIFGGPDS